A single genomic interval of Trichomycterus rosablanca isolate fTriRos1 unplaced genomic scaffold, fTriRos1.hap1 scaffold_209, whole genome shotgun sequence harbors:
- the LOC134306672 gene encoding tripartite motif-containing protein 16-like produces MAESKISVTQDEFSCSVCLETLNDPAAIPCGHSFCMVCINNCWDQEDDKGTYSCPQCRQTFTPRPVVRRNTMLAGVVEKLKKTELQAPHSAHCSAGPEVVDCDSCTGKKYKAVKSCLVCLASFCETHLQPHYQIPSYKKHKLVEASRRLQDQICSQHDKLLEVYCRTDHQCICTLCMLDNHKGHETISAAAERTEKQKQLLEIQRKFQEKIQNREKELCELINAVESHKCSAQTAVKNIERICTELINSINRRCSELKDLIRDRETAGVSQAEKVLKQVEQKIVELKRKDAELQQLSHSEDPVHFLQNFQSLSASAGSAESASITISPFRSFDDVTKSVSQLREKVEEFWKDQCEKIPDEVKKVRITSPPEPEIREDFLQYFCQFTLDPNTVNKNLRLSEENKVVTWSETSQSYPDHPDRFHYNSQVVCRESVSGRCYWEVEWSGNVGVYIAVSYKSISRKGHGDECVFGYNDQSWSLFCSPSRFSFRHNNKNTEILIKPSSSRIGVYVDYEAGTLSFYSVSDTMKLLHRVQTTFTQLLYPGFRFGLGSKVKLQQ; encoded by the exons ATGGCGGAGTCAAAAATTTCAGTAACTCAGGAcgagttcagctgttcagtctgtctggaaacactgaatgatCCAGCTGCTAttccatgtggacacagtttctgtatggtgtgtattaataactgctgggatcaggaggacgataagggaacatacagctgtccacagtgtagacaaaccttcactccaagacctgtTGTGAGGAGAAACACCATGCTGGCTGGAGTTGTGGAGAAACTGAAGAAAACAGAACTTCAAGCTCCACATTCTGCTCACTGTTCTGCTGGACCTGAAGTTGTTGATTGTGATTCCTGCactggaaaaaaatacaaagctgttaaatcctgtctggtgtgtttggcctctttctgtgaaactcaccttcagcctcaTTATCAAATTCCTTCTTATAAGAAGCACAAGCTGGTTGAAGCCTCCAGACGACtccaggatcagatctgctctcagcatgataaactgctggaggtttactgtcgtactgatcaTCAGTGTATCTGCACGTTGTGTATGCTAGACAATCATAAAGGACATGAaacaatatcagctgcagcagaaagaactgagaaacag aagcagctgctggagatccagagaaaattccaggagaaaatccagaacagagagaaggaactttgtgagctgataaatgcggtggagtctcacaag tgttctgcacagacagcagtgaagaacattgagaggatctgtactgaactaatcaactcaattaacagaagatgctctgagctaaaagatctgatcagagatcgagagacGGCAGGAGTAAGTCAAGCTGAAAAAGTCCTGAAACAGGTGGAGCAGAAGATtgtagagctgaagaggaaagatgctgaactgcaacagctctcacactctgaggatcccgtccatttcctccag aattttcaaTCTCTCTCGGCttctgctggatctgcagaatcagcctccatcacaatcagtcctttccgctcatttgatgatgttacaaagtctgtatctcagctgagagagaaagtagaagaattctggaaagatcagtgtgagaagataccagatgaag tgaagaaagtccggattacttcacctcctgaacctgaaatcagagaagattttctacaat attTTTGTcagttcacactggatccaaacacagtaaataaaaaccttcgtctgtctgaggagaacaaagtggtgacctggAGTGAAACATCACAGTcatatcctgatcatccagatagatttcATTATAACTCTCaggttgtgtgtagagagagtgtgagtggacgctgttactgggaggttgagtggagtgggaatgttggggtttatatagcagtgtcatataaaagcatcagcaggaagggacatggtgatgagtgtgtgtttggatataatgatcagtcctggagtttgttctgttctccatCCAGATTTTCATTCAGACACAATAACAAAAATACTGAAATTCTTATAAagccgagttcctctagaataggagtgtatgtggattatgaagcaggaactctgtctttctacagcgtctctgatacaatgaagctcctccacagagttcagaccacgttcactcagctcctctacccggggtttagATTTGGTTTAGGATcaaaagtgaaact